Proteins found in one Triticum urartu cultivar G1812 chromosome 4, Tu2.1, whole genome shotgun sequence genomic segment:
- the LOC125551704 gene encoding chromatin-remodeling ATPase INO80 isoform X5: protein MDPRRPSPRGGANGSGFSYSNLFNLEPLLNFKVPLPEDLDRYGNSSPNGSVSSQGQGSLSDQYNGVSDASHGLHRKRKRHLGVASDDEEADDHSNQITEEHYRTMLSEHVQKYRRSKDKEGVFGSDPPRADTPQMIKHKNGNTRVMKYRSDFKDVAALGVLETSPEYNGMGSISAYGGFNKIVASLDSSYLDMGDNVSYLIPEGYDKLASSLNLPVFSDIRVEEHFLNGTLDLRTLSAMLGTDLKFEATSRGGLAEPQPQHESLKERVKIQKFALQVTEDPFAIPEGSAGRIRRSIISESGSLQVHYVKVLEKGDTYEIIERSLPKKQIVKKEHSENVKEDLASFLKRWHIIARNIPKHHRNFTALLKKRQMDAKRFSENCQREVKLKVSRSLKLMRSAPVRTRKLARDMLIFWKRVDKEQYELRKREERDAAEALKREEELREAKRQQQRLNFLLSQTELYSHFMQNKAGESALPDEGSAPEVDDEEDPEEAELKREAFRAAQHAVSQQKRMTNAFDSEIVRLCQSAESGIPTDDSATMEPSKIDLLHPSTMPEQSSVQTPELFKGVLKEYQLKGLQWLVNCYEQGLNGILADEMGLGKTVQAMAFLSHLAEDKNIWGPFLVVAPASVVNNWAEEVIRFCPDLKILPYWGPERVVLRKNINPKRLYRRDASFHILITNYQILVNEEKLLRRVKWQYMVLDEAQAIKSSSSQRWKTLLSFNCRNRLLLTGTPIQNNMAELWALLHFIMPTLFDSHEQFNEWFSKGIEGHAEHGGTLNEHQLSRLHAILKPFMLRRVKIDVIAEMTEKKEEIVPCRLSSRQQIFYQAIKNKISLNELLDGSRGNLNDKKLLSLMNIVMQLRKVCNHPELFERNEGSYYFYFAEIPNSLLPPPFGELQDIHYAGKRNPIVFEIPKLVYEGIICNTEIPVDGCGFRNGYINRLFNIFLPSNIHNSAVPESTSRTTSVLPSGAFGFTRLTNLSPVEASFLVTSSLFERLVFSATRCKMEYVDEIVDLFLDSEGSDLQLSQYDATKVRAVTRLLLSPKRADSSLLRTKFEIGLSDNPCEALVLSHHDRLVSNIRLLRSTYGFIPPARAPPINVCCSDRNFAYKLTDEMHDPWIKKLFLGFARISEFNGPRILNGHNTFIQEVCTDLPIPEPMLQLPYRIFGSSPPMSNFDPAKMLTDSGKLHTLDKLLRQLRAENHRVLLFAQMTKMLDILEDYMNFRKFKYFRLDGSSAISDRRDMVRNFQNRNDIFVFLLSTRAGGLGINLTAADTVIFYEIDWNPTQDQQAMDRTHRLGQTKEVTVYRLICKDTIEEKILQRAKQKNAVQELVMKGKQVQDDHLMRQEDVVSLLLDDTQIAHKLKEISMQAKDRLKKRRAKAIKVDKEGDLKLEDLDDPTEEPVEQDNTTSKKGRGVLDSGLHQEIGVSHKNLKLILTRLMHPTA from the exons ATGGACCCGCGCCGCCCTTCCCCGCGCGGCGGCGCCAACGGCAGCGGGTTCTCCTACTCCAACCTCTTCAACCTCGAG CCATTGCTAAACTTTAAGGTCCCTTTACCGGAAGATCTTGATCGATATGGGAATAGTAGCCCAAATGGGAGCGTGAGTAGTCAAG GTCAAGGGTCCTTGTCGGATCAGTACAATGGTGTGAGTGATGCTTCTCATGGGCTGCATCGAAAGCGAAAAAGGCATCTTGGTGTTGCGAGCGATGATGAGGAAGCAGATGACCACAGTAACCAAATAACCGAGGAGCACTACCGTACAATGCTGAGTGAACATGTTCAAAAGTACAGAAGGTCAAAGGATAAGGAGGGTGTTTTTGGTTCTGATCCTCCTCGGGCAGACACCCCCCAAATGATAAAACACAAAAATGGCAATACAAGAGTTATGAAATACAGAAGTGATTTCAAGGATGTTGCAGCATTAGGTGTGTTAGAAACCTCACCTGAGTATAATGGGATGGGATCTATTAGTGCATATGGTGGTTTCAATAAGATTGTAGCTTCACTTGATTCTTCCTATTTGGATATGGGGGATAATGTGAGCTACTTAATTCCAGAGGGTTATGATAAGTTGGCATCTTCCCTTAATCTGCCTGTTTTTTCTGATATACGTGTCGAGGAGCATTTCTTGAATGGCACGCTAGATCTGCGCACCCTGTCAGCAATGCTTGGCACTGACCTTAAGTTTGAGGCTACTAGTCGTGGTGGATTAGCCGAACCTCAGCCTCAACATGAATCACTCAAGGAAAGGGTAAAGATCCAGAAATTTGCACTTCAAGTAACTGAGGACCCCTTTGCAATTCCAGAGGGATCAGCTGGGAGAATACGAAGATCTATTATTTCAGAATCTGGTAGTTTGCAGGTTCATTATGTTAAAGTCTTGGAAAAAGGAGATACATATGAG ATTATCGAGCGGAGCTTGCCAAAGAAGCAAATAGTGAAAAAGGAACATTCTGAAAATGTGAAAGAAGATTTGGCAAGTTTTTTGAAACGCTGGCATATTATTGCTAGAAACATTCCAAAGCATCACAGAAATTTCACTGCTTTGCTGAAGAAACGGCAAATGGATGCTAAACGCTTTTCTGAGAATTGTCAACGGGAG GTGAAGCTCAAGGTCAGCAGGTCACTGAAACTGATGAGAAGTGCTCCAGTACGCACAAGGAAGCTTGCTAGGGATATGTTGATATTTTGGAAACGGGTAGACAAGGAACAG TATGAGTTGAGGAAAAGAGAGGAAAGAGATGCAGCTGAAGCTTTGAAGCGAGAAGAGGAACTACGCGAAGCAAAAAGACAGCAGCAGAGGCTCAACTTTCTGCTATCCCAAACTGAGCTCTATAGTCACTTTATGCAGAATAAGGCTGGCGAATCAGCACTGCCTGATGAGGGATCTGCTCCTGAGGTTGATGACGAGGAAGATCCCGAGGAAGCTGAATTAAAAAGAGAGGCTTTTAGAGCTGCTCAGCATGCCGTTTCCCAACAAAAAAGGATGACAAATGCATTTGATAGTGAAATTGTGAGGCTTTGTCAATCTGCGGAGTCTGGCATTCCAACAGACGATTCAGCTACTATGGAGCCTAGCAAGATTGATCTCTTACACCC CTCAACAATGCCTGAGCAGTCATCTGTGCAGACCCCTGAGTTGTTTAAAGGTGTATTAAAAGAATATCAGTTAAAGGGCTTGCAGTGGCTGGTCAATTGCTATGAACAG GGGTTAAATGGCATTCTTGCTGACGAGATGGGTCTTGGCAAAACTGTGCAGGCTATGGCATTCTTATCCCACTTGGCTGAG GATAAAAACATATGGGGTCCCTTCCTGGTGGTTGCTCCTGCATCTGTTGTGAATAATTGGGCTGAAGAGGTAATCAGATTCTGCCCTGATCTTAAGATACTCCCATATTGGGGCCCAGAAAGGGTGGTTCTTCGCAAGAACATCAATCCCAAGCGTCTTTATCGGAG AGATGCTAGCTTCCACATTCTCATCACAAATTATCAGATACTTGTGAATGAAGAGAAGCTTTTGAGACGTGTTAAGTGGCAGTACATGGTATTGGATGAGGCCCAGGCTATAAAAAGTTCAAGCAG CCAGCGCTGGAAGACTTTGCTGAGCTTTAACTGTAGAAATCGCTTGCTTCTTACTGGGACACCAATTCAGAACAACATGGCTGAGCTATGGGCACTTCTTCATTTCATCATGCCCACTTTGTTTGACAGCCACGAACAGTTTAATGAGTGGTTCTCAAAAGG GATTGAGGGCCATGCTGAACATGGAGGGACCTTGAACGAACATCAACTTAGTCGACTG CATGCTATATTGAAGCCGTTTATGCTCCGCCGTGTTAAGATTGATGTCATAGCAGAAATGACGGAAAAGAAAGAAGAAATTGTGCCCTGCAGATTGAGTTCTCGCCAGCAAATCTTCTATCAAGCCATAAAGAATAAGATCTCTCTTAATGAGTTGCTTGATGGAAGTCGTGGCAATCTAAATGATAAGAAGCTGCTTAGCCTGATGAATATTGTCATGCAGCTACGTAAG GTCTGCAATCATCCAGAGCTGTTCGAGCGCAATGAGGGAAGCTATTACTTTTATTTTGCGGAAATCCCAAattctcttcttcctcccccattTGGGGAGTTGCAAGATATACATTATGCAGGCAAGAGGAATCCTATAGTGTTTGAG ATTCCAAAGTTAGTTTATGAAGGGATCATCTGTAACACAGAAATACCCGTCGATGGTTGTGGATTCCGGAATGGATATATCAACAGGCTGTTCAATATTTTTTTGCCAAGCAATATCCATAATTCGGCAGTTCCAGAATCAACTTCACGAACCACATCTGTTCTGCCATCTGGTGCATTTGGCTTTACACGTTTAACGAATCTGTCCCCAGTTGAAGCTTCCTTCCTGGTCACTTCTTCATTATTTGAGAGACTAGTGTTTTCAGCGACACGTTGCAAGATGGAGTATGTTGATGAAATCGTGGATCTATTCCTTGATTCAGAAGGTTCTGATCTCCAGCTCAGTCAGTATGATGCCACAAAAGTCCGGGCTGTTACTAGATTATTGCTTTCACCTAAAAGGGCAGACTCCAGTTTGCTcagaacaaaatttgaaataggCCTGAGCGATAACCCGTGTGAAGCACTAGTGCTTTCTCACCATGATAGGCTTGTCTCGAACATACGGCTTCTTCGTTCAACATATGGTTTTATCCCACCAGCTAGAGCACCGCCG ATAAATGTCTGTTGTTCAGATCGGAATTTTGCCTACAAGTTAACAGATGAGATGCATGATCCCTGGATCAAGAAGCTGTTTCTGGGATTTGCTCGCATTTCCGAGTTTAATGGTCCTAGAATACTGAATGGTCATAATACTTTCATACAGGAAGTATGTACTGATTTGCCCATCCCTGAGCCGATGCTACAGTTACCGTACAGGATATTCGGGTCATCTCCGCCTATGAGTAATTTTGATCCAGCTAAAATGCTCACG GATTCTGGGAAGCTCCACACGTTAGATAAACTACTGCGGCAACTCCGAGCTGAAAATCACCGTGTGCTCCTATTTGCTCAGATGACTAAAATGTTGGACATCCTTGAG GACTACATGAATTTCAGGAAATTCAAGTATTTCAGACTGGACGGGTCTTCTGCAATTTCTGATCGTCGTGACATGGTCCGGAATTTCCAGAACAG GAATGATATATTTGTCTTCTTGCTAAGTACAAGAGCTGGGGGACTAGGAATTAATTTGACTGCTGCTGACACGGTTATATTTTACGAAATTGACTGGAATCCGACACAAGACCAGCAGGCAATGGATAGAACACACAGACTTGGTCAGACGAAGGAG